The Campylobacter concisus genome has a window encoding:
- the hemL gene encoding glutamate-1-semialdehyde 2,1-aminomutase, producing MTNKEAFSEAKKYIPGGVNSPVRAFGSVGGEPVMIDHAKGAYLYDVEGKKYLDFIQSWGPLIFGHCEKDIEEAIISAVKQGVSYGAPSPKETALAKLICDEFKQIDKIRFVSSGTEATMSAIRVARGYAKKDGLIKFEGCYHGHSDALLIKAGSGATTYGNASSGGVPQDVVKNTFLAIYNDIESVKAIFENNKDKIGVVIIEPIAGNMGLVPADKKFLRELRELCDKFGAVLILDEVMSGFRASRLGSYPFHEVDADLVTFGKVIGGGMNVAAFGGKAKIMDCLSPDGAVYQAGTLSGNPVAMSAGIAAISKINSDVNLYARLEKLAKRLMEGFKEAAKSAGITIQTEVRGSMFGYFFTDHAVKNYDDALKSDTKLFAKFHQAMLRRGIYLAPSQFETGFICDAMSEADIDLAVNAAKEAFLEIKA from the coding sequence ATGACAAATAAAGAGGCATTTAGTGAAGCTAAAAAATATATCCCAGGCGGCGTAAATTCACCTGTTCGTGCATTTGGTAGCGTTGGAGGCGAGCCTGTGATGATAGATCATGCAAAGGGCGCTTATCTATACGACGTCGAGGGCAAAAAATACCTTGACTTCATCCAAAGCTGGGGTCCGCTCATCTTTGGTCACTGCGAAAAAGATATCGAAGAAGCGATCATCTCTGCTGTAAAACAAGGCGTTTCTTACGGCGCTCCCTCTCCAAAAGAGACCGCTCTAGCAAAGCTAATATGTGATGAGTTTAAACAAATAGATAAAATTCGCTTCGTTAGCTCTGGCACAGAGGCTACTATGAGCGCTATCAGAGTGGCTAGAGGATATGCCAAAAAAGACGGACTTATCAAATTTGAGGGCTGCTACCACGGACACAGCGACGCACTTCTTATCAAGGCAGGAAGTGGTGCTACTACATACGGCAACGCTTCAAGCGGCGGTGTGCCACAGGATGTTGTGAAAAATACATTTTTAGCTATCTACAATGATATAGAGAGTGTAAAAGCCATTTTTGAGAACAATAAAGACAAAATAGGCGTCGTCATAATCGAGCCAATCGCAGGAAATATGGGGCTTGTGCCAGCTGATAAGAAATTTTTACGTGAGCTTAGAGAGCTTTGCGATAAATTTGGCGCCGTACTTATACTTGATGAGGTTATGAGCGGTTTCAGGGCTTCTCGCCTTGGCTCATATCCATTTCACGAAGTAGATGCCGATCTTGTCACATTTGGCAAGGTCATAGGCGGAGGCATGAACGTCGCTGCATTTGGTGGCAAGGCCAAGATAATGGACTGCTTAAGCCCAGATGGTGCTGTCTATCAAGCAGGCACGCTAAGTGGCAACCCAGTGGCGATGAGCGCTGGCATAGCGGCAATTTCAAAGATAAATAGCGACGTAAATTTATACGCTAGACTTGAAAAACTAGCGAAAAGACTAATGGAGGGCTTCAAAGAGGCAGCAAAAAGCGCTGGCATCACTATCCAAACTGAGGTTCGCGGCTCTATGTTTGGCTACTTTTTTACTGATCATGCTGTAAAAAACTACGATGATGCGCTAAAGAGCGACACAAAACTCTTTGCTAAATTTCACCAAGCGATGCTTAGACGCGGAATTTATCTTGCACCTAGCCAGTTTGAGACTGGATTTATCTGCGATGCGATGAGTGAAGCGGATATCGATCTAGCGGTAAATGCAGCTAAAGAAGCATTTTTGGAGATAAAAGCTTAA
- a CDS encoding DUF4139 domain-containing protein, giving the protein MKKVLFLVASTLAFANENLIEIYTDQTIITQKFSDANSSFSAFVPEGVQSENITINGDCDANAYLKKISEENSPSYIKWKQEVANLNNKLEALNARGRFIEQALVGENKSNDVTKRADEFYKFSLENIEKISAAKSELEALKENEPKSEMAGFLQLDMKFACDPKEATLSYMDDEAPKTLNEIYADTKNKNILIKQEILLTNPFASDVKNLKLAIYPTRYQKALAPSKFYPWYEESEAEADDGYGASKNMLRAAKVAAEVADMRVQRDENEFAKIWKIDGINLAKGESKYITYDTQKMDANFSVFADFYGSLKAYNVASFKLNDDLTPAKTQFYVNGVSVGSPSEFEMKAKDEPVQLFLGQNELIELKKERLNKFKKSSFLGKERISEEGYEISVKNNSSKSVDVTLVDRVPVSADEAVKVEIKGFDKKDIGKDGKVELKFSLAPKEEFKKEYSYKITKPKI; this is encoded by the coding sequence GTGAAAAAAGTGCTCTTTTTAGTGGCTTCTACGCTAGCCTTTGCAAATGAAAATCTAATAGAGATCTACACAGATCAAACCATCATCACTCAAAAATTTAGCGACGCAAATAGCTCTTTTAGCGCCTTTGTGCCAGAGGGCGTGCAGAGTGAGAACATCACTATAAACGGGGATTGTGACGCGAATGCTTATCTAAAAAAGATCAGCGAAGAAAATAGCCCAAGTTACATAAAATGGAAGCAAGAAGTTGCAAATTTAAATAACAAGCTTGAGGCGCTAAATGCTAGAGGTAGGTTTATAGAGCAAGCTTTGGTAGGAGAAAATAAAAGTAACGATGTGACAAAAAGAGCTGATGAGTTTTATAAATTTAGCCTAGAAAATATCGAGAAAATTTCAGCTGCTAAAAGTGAGCTTGAAGCGCTTAAAGAAAATGAGCCAAAGAGCGAGATGGCTGGATTTTTGCAGCTTGATATGAAATTTGCTTGCGACCCAAAAGAGGCGACGCTTTCATATATGGATGATGAGGCCCCAAAGACGCTAAATGAAATTTATGCAGACACAAAAAACAAAAATATCTTGATAAAACAAGAAATTTTACTAACCAACCCATTTGCCAGCGATGTTAAAAATTTAAAGCTCGCCATCTATCCGACCAGATATCAAAAGGCGCTTGCTCCAAGCAAGTTTTACCCTTGGTACGAGGAGAGCGAGGCGGAGGCTGATGATGGTTACGGCGCTTCGAAAAATATGCTAAGAGCCGCGAAAGTCGCCGCTGAGGTCGCTGATATGCGTGTGCAAAGAGATGAGAATGAGTTTGCCAAAATTTGGAAGATAGATGGGATAAATTTAGCAAAAGGCGAGAGCAAATATATAACTTACGACACGCAAAAAATGGATGCAAATTTTAGCGTTTTTGCTGATTTTTACGGCTCGCTAAAGGCATATAACGTAGCTAGCTTTAAGCTAAATGATGATCTAACTCCAGCTAAAACGCAGTTTTATGTTAATGGTGTGAGTGTTGGCAGTCCAAGCGAATTTGAGATGAAAGCTAAAGATGAGCCCGTGCAGTTATTTTTAGGACAAAATGAGCTAATCGAGCTTAAAAAAGAGCGCTTAAATAAATTTAAAAAGAGCTCGTTTCTTGGCAAAGAGCGCATAAGCGAAGAGGGCTATGAGATAAGTGTCAAAAATAACTCAAGTAAAAGTGTCGATGTCACCTTGGTCGATCGCGTGCCAGTATCTGCCGACGAGGCAGTAAAGGTCGAGATAAAGGGCTTTGATAAAAAAGATATCGGCAAAGATGGCAAGGTGGAGCTTAAATTTAGCCTTGCGCCAAAAGAGGAATTTAAAAAAGAGTACTCTTATAAGATCACAAAGCCAAAAATTTAG
- the apt gene encoding adenine phosphoribosyltransferase gives MKILDQKGKEFLLNSIRCINDFPKPGIVFRDITTLLNNKEAFNFLIDHLVARYEDAKIDYIAGIESRGFIFGAALAARLRLPFVPIRKPKKLPFITLSQKYSLEYGVDEVQIHIDAFGEKAGARVLLMDDLIATGGTAKASVELINQTNATCVEACFLIDLVDLKGSEKLKSLTKIYSVLEV, from the coding sequence ATGAAAATTTTAGATCAAAAAGGCAAAGAATTTTTACTAAACTCTATTCGCTGCATAAATGACTTTCCAAAGCCTGGCATAGTCTTTCGCGACATCACGACGCTACTAAATAACAAAGAGGCATTTAACTTTTTGATAGATCATTTGGTGGCTAGATATGAGGACGCAAAGATTGACTACATAGCTGGCATCGAGTCTCGTGGCTTCATCTTTGGCGCGGCGCTTGCAGCAAGGCTAAGGCTGCCTTTTGTGCCTATTCGCAAGCCAAAAAAACTGCCTTTTATCACGCTTTCTCAAAAATATAGCCTAGAGTATGGCGTCGATGAAGTGCAAATTCACATCGATGCCTTTGGAGAAAAAGCGGGCGCTAGAGTGCTTTTGATGGACGATCTCATAGCTACTGGAGGCACTGCAAAGGCTTCAGTTGAGCTTATCAATCAAACTAACGCAACCTGCGTAGAAGCGTGCTTTCTCATAGATCTAGTCGATCTAAAAGGTAGCGAAAAGCTAAAGTCGCTTACTAAAATTTACAGCGTTTTAGAGGTTTAG
- the folD gene encoding bifunctional methylenetetrahydrofolate dehydrogenase/methenyltetrahydrofolate cyclohydrolase FolD produces the protein MKILDGKAVSLKVKESVKVRADELKKFGVEPTLAVVLVGEDKASQTYVRAKEKACNEYGIKSVAHRLSENTTQNELLALINVLNLDDSIHGILVQLPLPKHIDTNVVLAAIDPRKDVDGFHAVNVGKLVSGLDGFVPCTPLGVMEILKEYGIDVAGLNAVVIGRSNIVGKPMANLLLNASATVTVTHSKTKNLKEICKNADLIVAAIGKPFFLKADMVKDGAVVVDVGINRLDDGRLVGDVDFDEVAPKCSYITPVPGGVGPMTIAMLLNNTILAAQAKIAKN, from the coding sequence ATGAAAATTTTAGACGGAAAAGCCGTATCTTTAAAGGTCAAAGAAAGCGTAAAAGTAAGAGCTGATGAGCTAAAGAAATTTGGTGTCGAGCCAACCTTAGCCGTCGTCTTGGTCGGTGAAGATAAGGCATCTCAAACATACGTTAGAGCCAAAGAGAAAGCCTGCAACGAATACGGCATAAAAAGCGTGGCTCACCGTCTAAGTGAAAATACAACCCAAAACGAGCTACTTGCGCTTATAAACGTGCTAAATTTAGACGATAGCATCCATGGCATCTTGGTTCAATTGCCACTGCCAAAGCACATCGACACAAACGTCGTGCTAGCAGCGATCGATCCACGAAAAGATGTAGATGGCTTTCACGCTGTAAATGTTGGCAAGCTTGTTAGCGGGCTTGACGGCTTCGTGCCTTGCACACCCCTTGGCGTGATGGAGATTTTAAAAGAGTATGGCATAGATGTAGCTGGGCTAAATGCGGTGGTGATCGGCAGAAGCAACATCGTTGGCAAACCTATGGCAAATTTACTCCTAAATGCCTCTGCAACGGTTACTGTGACACATAGCAAGACTAAAAATTTAAAAGAAATTTGCAAAAATGCCGACCTCATCGTTGCTGCCATCGGTAAGCCATTTTTCTTAAAGGCTGATATGGTAAAAGATGGCGCAGTAGTCGTTGATGTGGGCATAAACAGACTTGATGATGGCAGGCTTGTGGGCGATGTGGATTTTGACGAGGTCGCACCAAAATGCTCATATATCACGCCTGTTCCTGGCGGCGTTGGTCCGATGACCATAGCCATGCTTTTAAACAACACAATCCTTGCTGCACAAGCAAAGATAGCTAAAAATTAA
- the lepB gene encoding signal peptidase I, translating to MKRAFTKFYDFCSSWTGTVIIVLLVIFFVAQAFVIPSGSMKNTLLVGDFLFAKKYVYGIPTPRIPWLEVKILPELNDNGHLITGDGPARGDIVVFRYPNDDKTHFVKRCFATSEDEIVFTEKALYLRPKEGDSFIKANCRENLNGKESKFGYSCSDIAELDGKLFIKEPYRFSGIHYDENVNLFEQMVFMLNTNKSNVFMKPALISSLPQNPNFNFNAFYVKVPKDEYFMIGDNRDHSNDSRFWGSVAYKDIVGQPWFIYFSWDNNYNVRWERIGRFVDTIENDEFFTKQALKEGEVDGLH from the coding sequence ATGAAGAGAGCTTTTACTAAATTTTATGACTTTTGCTCGAGCTGGACAGGCACGGTTATCATCGTTTTGCTTGTCATTTTCTTTGTAGCTCAGGCCTTTGTGATCCCGTCTGGTTCGATGAAAAACACGCTTTTGGTTGGGGATTTTTTATTTGCTAAAAAGTATGTTTATGGCATACCAACACCAAGAATTCCATGGCTTGAGGTAAAAATTTTACCTGAGCTAAATGACAATGGGCATCTCATCACAGGCGATGGTCCTGCAAGGGGCGATATAGTCGTATTTCGCTATCCAAACGATGATAAAACTCACTTTGTAAAGCGCTGCTTTGCAACTAGCGAGGACGAGATCGTTTTTACTGAAAAAGCCCTCTATCTACGCCCAAAAGAGGGAGATAGCTTCATAAAGGCAAACTGCCGTGAAAATTTAAATGGCAAAGAGAGTAAATTTGGTTACTCATGTAGCGATATAGCCGAGCTTGATGGCAAACTTTTCATAAAAGAGCCATATAGATTTAGCGGCATCCACTACGATGAAAATGTAAATTTATTTGAGCAGATGGTTTTCATGCTAAATACAAACAAATCAAACGTCTTTATGAAGCCAGCGCTAATTAGCTCACTACCGCAAAATCCAAATTTTAACTTTAACGCTTTTTACGTCAAAGTGCCAAAAGATGAGTACTTTATGATAGGCGACAACCGCGACCACTCAAACGATAGCCGTTTTTGGGGAAGCGTGGCTTACAAGGACATAGTCGGTCAGCCTTGGTTTATATATTTTAGCTGGGACAATAACTACAATGTGCGCTGGGAGCGTATCGGACGCTTTGTAGATACGATAGAAAATGATGAGTTTTTCACAAAACAAGCTCTAAAAGAGGGAGAAGTTGATGGACTTCACTAA
- the rpiB gene encoding ribose 5-phosphate isomerase B — translation MKIDKVFLASDHAGFELKNELKEAIKGLGYEVVDLGTNDKNSVDYPDYAHLLASKLEPNCYGVLVCGTGIGISIAANRHENVRCALCHDEFTARLAREHNDANVIAFGARVIGAGVAISAVEAFLKTEFAGGRHERRVKKIELEAGK, via the coding sequence ATGAAGATAGACAAAGTTTTCTTAGCTAGCGATCACGCTGGTTTTGAGCTAAAAAACGAGCTTAAAGAGGCTATTAAAGGGCTTGGATACGAAGTAGTTGATCTTGGCACAAACGATAAAAATAGCGTTGATTACCCTGATTATGCGCATTTGCTAGCGAGCAAGCTTGAGCCTAACTGCTACGGCGTGCTAGTTTGTGGCACAGGCATAGGCATATCAATAGCTGCAAACAGGCACGAAAACGTAAGATGTGCCCTTTGCCACGACGAATTTACCGCTAGACTTGCAAGAGAGCACAACGACGCAAACGTGATCGCTTTTGGCGCAAGGGTTATTGGCGCAGGTGTAGCTATCTCGGCGGTTGAAGCATTTTTAAAGACTGAGTTTGCAGGCGGCAGACACGAAAGAAGAGTCAAAAAAATAGAGCTTGAGGCAGGCAAATGA
- a CDS encoding DedA family protein: protein MEEFFIELLKEYGYIILFVWCIMEGEMALIMAGILAHTTHMHIALAIFVAGLGGFVGDQIYFYLGRYNKKYIAKRLHTQRRKFAVAHIMLKKYGWPIIFLQRYMYGFRVIIPLCIGLTGYDAKKYAFINLISAWCWAAITTIPAWILGEHILVLLQEAKEHWYVAIPVVAIFMGLLIYAFKRIENKILNERRDRRHAVSNS from the coding sequence ATGGAAGAGTTTTTTATAGAACTGCTTAAAGAGTACGGCTACATCATACTTTTTGTCTGGTGTATCATGGAGGGCGAGATGGCCTTAATAATGGCTGGAATTCTCGCTCACACCACGCACATGCACATCGCACTTGCTATCTTTGTGGCTGGACTTGGAGGCTTTGTGGGAGATCAAATTTACTTCTACCTTGGCCGTTACAATAAAAAATACATCGCAAAAAGGCTTCACACGCAGCGGAGAAAATTTGCAGTGGCGCACATAATGCTGAAAAAATACGGCTGGCCGATCATCTTTTTGCAACGCTATATGTATGGCTTTCGTGTAATCATACCGCTTTGCATAGGACTTACCGGCTATGACGCTAAAAAATACGCCTTTATAAATTTAATTAGCGCTTGGTGCTGGGCGGCGATCACTACCATACCTGCTTGGATACTTGGCGAGCATATACTTGTGCTTTTGCAAGAAGCAAAAGAGCACTGGTACGTCGCTATCCCAGTCGTTGCTATATTTATGGGGCTTTTGATCTATGCATTTAAGCGCATCGAAAATAAAATTTTAAACGAAAGGAGAGACAGAAGACATGCAGTTTCAAATAGTTGA
- a CDS encoding site-2 protease family protein, which yields MDFTNFDPIKVATIVISLVIAIVGHEIAHGYVAYKFGDNTAKNLGRLSINPIKHIDLVGTIIVPLVLYLSTGMMFGWAKPVPVNTYTVVRNGGYKAAIYVSLAGICYNVILGILSLFVLKALLNIETFEILLQFLFTLALLNLMLAIFNLYPIPPLDGFHATQYALRNFGFHALAEKLEGISRYGFVILIIILVSPLKDTIFYPTRYVLDIASAFING from the coding sequence ATGGACTTCACTAATTTTGATCCCATAAAAGTCGCCACTATCGTCATCTCTTTAGTAATCGCCATAGTCGGTCACGAGATCGCGCACGGATATGTCGCTTATAAATTTGGCGACAACACAGCAAAAAATCTTGGCAGACTTAGCATAAATCCCATAAAACACATCGATCTTGTTGGCACTATCATCGTGCCACTGGTGCTTTATCTAAGCACTGGTATGATGTTTGGCTGGGCAAAACCAGTGCCTGTAAATACCTACACAGTCGTGCGAAATGGCGGCTATAAGGCAGCTATCTACGTAAGTCTAGCTGGCATTTGCTACAACGTCATCTTAGGCATCTTGTCACTTTTTGTGCTAAAGGCTTTATTAAATATAGAAACCTTTGAAATTTTACTTCAGTTTTTATTTACGCTTGCGCTTTTAAATTTGATGTTAGCTATCTTTAACCTCTATCCGATACCGCCACTCGATGGCTTTCACGCGACCCAGTACGCGCTTAGAAATTTTGGTTTTCACGCACTGGCAGAGAAGCTTGAGGGCATCTCGCGATATGGCTTTGTCATCCTTATCATCATCCTCGTCTCGCCTTTAAAAGATACTATCTTTTATCCGACAAGATACGTTTTAGATATCGCAAGCGCCTTTATAAATGGCTAA
- the ychF gene encoding redox-regulated ATPase YchF, with translation MGLSVGIVGLPNVGKSTTFNALTKAQNAESANYPFCTIEPNKAIVPVPDKRLNELAKIVSPNKIQYSTIEFVDIAGLVKGASSGEGLGNKFLSNIRETELILHIVRCFEDENITHVEGSVDPVRDIEIIQTELILADIEQLNKKIEKLTREAKANAKGTKEALEIANLLLAHLNDGKSASSFEQRDSEAFLALNKELRLLSAKEVVYGANVDEEGLSEDNKFVKALKEYAKASDHEVIKLCAKVEEELIGLSDEEAHEFLASLGTSESGLEKIIKTSFAKLNLISYFTAGVVEVRAWTITNGWKAPKAASVIHNDFERGFIRAEVISYDDYIAHGGENGAKEAGKMRLEGKDYIVQDGDVMHFRFNV, from the coding sequence ATGGGACTTTCAGTTGGAATAGTAGGCCTACCAAATGTGGGCAAATCAACAACATTTAACGCACTTACAAAGGCACAAAATGCTGAGAGCGCGAACTATCCATTTTGCACTATCGAGCCAAACAAAGCCATCGTGCCAGTGCCTGATAAACGCCTAAACGAGCTTGCAAAGATAGTAAGTCCTAATAAAATTCAATACTCAACCATCGAATTTGTCGATATCGCAGGTCTTGTAAAAGGGGCTAGCTCTGGCGAGGGGCTTGGCAATAAATTTCTATCAAACATCAGAGAAACCGAGCTTATTTTACACATCGTTCGCTGCTTTGAAGACGAAAACATCACTCACGTCGAGGGTAGCGTCGATCCAGTAAGAGACATCGAGATCATCCAAACCGAGCTGATACTAGCTGACATCGAGCAGCTAAATAAAAAGATAGAAAAGCTCACAAGAGAGGCAAAAGCAAATGCAAAAGGCACTAAAGAGGCGCTTGAGATAGCAAATTTGCTTTTAGCTCATCTAAATGATGGCAAAAGCGCAAGCAGCTTTGAGCAAAGAGATAGTGAGGCGTTTTTAGCACTCAACAAAGAGCTAAGGCTTCTAAGTGCTAAAGAGGTAGTTTATGGCGCAAATGTCGATGAAGAGGGACTTAGCGAAGATAATAAATTTGTAAAAGCGTTAAAAGAGTATGCTAAAGCCTCAGATCACGAGGTGATCAAGCTTTGCGCCAAGGTTGAAGAGGAGCTAATAGGTCTAAGCGATGAGGAGGCTCACGAGTTTTTGGCATCTCTTGGCACGAGCGAGAGCGGACTTGAGAAGATCATCAAAACGTCTTTTGCTAAGCTAAATTTGATAAGCTATTTCACCGCTGGCGTCGTAGAAGTAAGGGCTTGGACGATCACAAATGGCTGGAAAGCGCCAAAAGCAGCAAGCGTCATACACAATGACTTTGAGAGAGGCTTTATCAGAGCTGAAGTGATAAGCTATGATGACTACATCGCACATGGCGGCGAAAACGGAGCCAAAGAGGCTGGTAAGATGAGACTTGAAGGTAAAGACTACATCGTGCAAGATGGCGACGTGATGCACTTTAGGTTTAATGTCTAA
- a CDS encoding AtpZ/AtpI family protein — protein MAKFKIKDIVAGAEQLSLGISIVVAILLGTGLGYLVKKATNFTPALWIGFAIGIAAAILNVYKAYKAQVKSLDELKDETRYKGYTKDDDDEDD, from the coding sequence ATGGCAAAATTTAAGATAAAAGATATCGTAGCAGGGGCTGAGCAGCTAAGCCTTGGCATTTCAATCGTAGTTGCGATCTTGCTTGGCACTGGGCTAGGCTATCTTGTAAAAAAGGCTACAAATTTCACGCCAGCACTTTGGATAGGCTTTGCTATTGGCATCGCAGCTGCTATTTTAAATGTCTATAAAGCCTATAAAGCGCAGGTTAAAAGCCTAGATGAGCTAAAGGACGAGACTAGATATAAAGGCTACACAAAAGACGATGATGACGAGGACGATTAG
- a CDS encoding leucyl aminopeptidase — MQFQIVDKKLKDIKADIELIFVVDKDLKHKFISDKEAIKFNNYKGESVLILSESKRAYVPLSKLDLDELRVAAAKAYNALKSLNIKSIKLASYVAQCQKLGFEALAEGFLLGSYEFNKYKEKKEKYTLKEIIFSTEEFAGKKVDLKAANEGFKEAEIIASATNFTKDIVNEIPEIYTPQKMAEDAQNLAKSHASIKCEVYDEKFLAKENMNAFLAVNRASVHKPRLIHLTYKPKKSKKRIIFVGKGLTYDSGGLSLKPADYMLTMKSDKSGAAAALGIIKGAAELNLPFEIHAILGATENMIGGNAYKPDDVLISRSGVSIEVRNTDAEGRLVLADCLSYAQDFKPDILIDMATLTGACVVGLGEYTTGIMGNSESLKSEFKSKIKDSGELATTLDFNPYLSELIKSQIADVSNCASSRYGGAITAGMFLAKFIRDEYKDKWLHLDIAGPAYREKAWGYNQAGASGAGVRMNLYFLQALSKEN; from the coding sequence ATGCAGTTTCAAATAGTTGATAAAAAATTAAAAGATATAAAAGCTGATATTGAACTAATTTTCGTAGTTGATAAGGACTTAAAACATAAATTTATAAGCGATAAAGAGGCTATTAAATTTAACAATTACAAAGGCGAGAGCGTCCTTATCCTAAGCGAGTCAAAAAGGGCTTACGTGCCACTTTCTAAGCTTGATCTTGACGAGCTCAGAGTTGCAGCCGCTAAAGCTTATAATGCGCTAAAATCGCTAAATATTAAGAGTATAAAGCTAGCTTCTTACGTAGCGCAGTGCCAGAAACTAGGCTTTGAAGCGCTAGCTGAGGGCTTTTTGCTTGGAAGCTATGAATTTAACAAGTATAAAGAAAAAAAAGAGAAATACACCCTTAAGGAGATCATCTTTTCTACTGAAGAATTTGCTGGCAAAAAGGTCGATCTAAAAGCTGCAAATGAGGGCTTTAAAGAGGCAGAGATAATAGCAAGTGCTACAAATTTCACAAAAGATATCGTAAATGAAATCCCAGAAATTTACACACCACAAAAGATGGCCGAGGACGCGCAAAATTTAGCCAAAAGCCACGCAAGTATCAAGTGCGAGGTCTATGACGAGAAATTTCTAGCTAAAGAGAATATGAATGCATTTTTGGCGGTAAATCGCGCAAGCGTGCATAAACCAAGGCTCATCCACCTAACCTACAAGCCTAAAAAATCTAAAAAACGCATCATCTTTGTTGGCAAAGGGCTAACATACGATAGTGGCGGCCTTAGCTTAAAGCCGGCTGATTATATGCTTACTATGAAATCAGACAAAAGCGGCGCAGCAGCAGCTCTTGGCATCATAAAAGGTGCAGCGGAGCTAAATTTACCATTTGAAATTCACGCCATTTTGGGTGCCACTGAAAATATGATCGGTGGAAATGCCTACAAGCCTGATGACGTGCTTATTTCAAGAAGCGGCGTTAGCATAGAGGTGAGAAACACCGATGCAGAGGGGCGTTTGGTGCTGGCTGACTGCCTAAGCTACGCACAAGACTTTAAGCCAGACATCCTAATCGACATGGCAACCTTAACTGGCGCTTGCGTGGTGGGACTTGGCGAATACACAACAGGTATCATGGGCAACAGCGAGAGCCTAAAAAGCGAGTTTAAAAGCAAGATAAAAGATAGCGGCGAGCTAGCGACAACGCTTGATTTTAACCCTTATCTTAGCGAGCTCATCAAAAGCCAGATCGCAGACGTTAGCAACTGCGCCTCAAGCAGATATGGCGGCGCGATCACAGCTGGCATGTTTTTGGCCAAATTTATCAGAGATGAGTATAAAGACAAGTGGCTACACCTTGATATCGCAGGTCCAGCATACCGCGAAAAGGCTTGGGGATACAACCAAGCAGGTGCGAGCGGGGCTGGTGTGAGGATGAATTTATACTTTTTACAAGCACTTAGCAAGGAGAATTGA